Genomic window (Pirellulales bacterium):
CGGCTCGAGAGGCGGCGCGGGCGACCCAGTGCCGAAACAACCTGCGGCAAATCGGGCTGGCGACTCTGCACCATCACGACGCCCTGGGGCACTTTCCCCCGGCCCGGCTGCGAATCCGCAATTGGGACGAGATTGAGTGCGAGACGACGCAACCCTCCTGGTTCGCTCGCATCCTCGGGTACCTCGAGCAGGGTTCCGCCCACGCCCAGTGGGACTTCAGTCTGCCTTACGAGGAGCATCCCACGGAGCTGCGCGAGTTCGGGCCCGACGTGTTCGTCTGCCCGTCGCGACGCACGTTGAGCGAGTCGGTCATCGCCTCGGGCGCAACCGAGGAAGTCGTGACCTATCCCTGCGGTTGCAGCGGATTGGAAACCACGTGGCTCACCAGCGGAGTGACCGGCGATTACGCCGGCAATCACGGCGACTTCACCGGCGGGTCCTACGGCAGTCAAACCGACTACTGGCGCGGGGGAAACGGGACGGGCGTGATTATTTCCAGCCGGCCTGAATGCCGCGGTCTTCGTCCCGGCGGGGCGCGCGACAAGGTGCGGCTGAAGGACGTGCTCGACGGAGCCAGCAACACGTTCCTCGCCGGCGAGATGCACATTCCTGCCGAGCGACTCGCACAAGCTCCCGAGAACGGGCCGCTGTACAACGGCAAAGATCTGACCGCGTTCGCGCGGATCGGAGGACCGAGCGTCCCCCTCGCCCGCGGCCCCGAGGACGCGTCGGTCGGCATCTTGGGGTTCGGCAGTTGGCACCCGCAGAACTGCCCCTTCGTGCTCGCCGACGGTTCGGTCCGCAGCATCGACGTGCTGATCGACACGGTCGTACTCAAAGGGTGGTGCCACCGTTCCGACGCCTCCGGCGCCGACGAGGTCTTTCCCGACTGGTGGCCGGGGCTGCTATGAATCGCCTGAGGACGAAGCGACTGCTGCTGTCGCTGATGGTCGCTCTTGGGTCAGGGTGCGGCGACGGCCGCGAGCCGACCTATCCCGTCAGCGGGACGGTCACGTTTCGCGACGGTTCGCCGGTGCGGTTCGGCAGCGTGGAATGCCGATCGGAAGCCTCCGGCAAGATCGCCCGCGGCGTGCTCGATCGGCAAGGGCGGTTTCGGCTCGGCGTCTACGCCAACGACGACGGGGCCGTCGCAGGGTTCCATCAGGTAATCGTCGTGCAGTTGGCGCGGCCGGAGAGCGTTCCGTTGGCTCCCCCCGCCGACGTCGCCGAAGCCGATCGCGCAGCCCACGCCGCGCACGGCGCCGTGCCGCTGGTTTCCCCGCTCTACGCACAATACGCGACCTCTCCGCTGCGGATCGAGGTCAAGGCGACGGCGTCAAATCAGGCGGACCTGATCGTCGATTCGTTGGCTCCGCCGAGGAGCGATCCGGCTCCCCGCCGCTCGGGGCGGGCCGAGTAAAGTCGTCGCCTCTCCGAGCGCGGTCGGCAGAATCGTTGCATTTGCAATCTTAATGCAAAGACGCAAGAATGCTTTTTAGACGCTGGCTTGTCCCATCGCCCTTGTCCCGACGGGAGTCGTTTCCGTGAAATCCGCTGCCGCCAAGCACGACGTAACATGGGCGAAGGGACTGCTGAAAGGCGCCGGGATGCGCAGCACGGCCGCCCGCGTGGCGGTGCTGCAGCAATTGGCGGCTGCGACGCAACCGACCAGTCACGCCGACGTGGTCGCAAAGCTCGAGGATTTCGGCTTCGACCAATCCACGATCTTCCGCTCGCTGCAGGAACTGGCCGAGGCGGGGTTGGTCAGTCGACTGGATCTGGGCGATCAGGTGCGCCGTTTCGAGCTTCGGCACGAAACGGGGGACGATCGGCTGGAGCATCCGCACTTCATGTGCATCGACTGCGGCAAGGTCTCGTGCCTCGACGATTTCTCGTTTCGTCTCGCCCCCAGCCGCGGACCGCGGCGTGATCAGTTGGGCGAAATCACCGAAGTGCTCCTCAAGGGTCACTGCGGGACTTGCCTCGGCAAATAGCGGCTTGTCGCGCGACGCCGGCGCTGCTCGACCGGCTTGAGGTCCGCTCGCTTCGGGTCCGCCCCGCTCGGCATGCCGGCGCAGTCCGGACGCGCCATGGCCGGAGTTCTCGAACCGGGGTCCTGAACCGCCCCGCCTGACCCGGCGTGCCTGGGCCGGAAAGGCGTTTTCTTCGTAACGAGAAGAATTTGCAATTATCTATTTGCAATCCAATTGCATTGCGGGTATTCTTTGCAAAGCAATTGCACATGTACTATGTATGCTTATTCACTTCCGTTGCCGAAAAGCCGCCATGTCCGCCTCTCTCCCCGACTTGCCCCGACTCCTCCCCGTCACGGTCCTCTCCGGCTTTCTCGGGGCAGGCAAGACGACTGTTCTCAACCACGTCTTGGCGAATCGAGACGGTCTTCGCGCGGCCGTCATCGTCAACGACATGAGCGAGATCAACGTCGACGCCGCTCTGGTCCGCGGCGGTCAGGCGGCTCTCAGCCGTTCGGAAGAAAAGCTCGTGGCCATGACCAACGGTTGCATTTGCTGCACGCTCCGCGAAGACCTTCTCAAGGAAGTCGCCCGCCTGGCCGACGAGGGACGGTTCGACTGCCTGCTGATCGAATCGACGGGCGTCAGCGAGCCGATGCCGGTCGCCGAAACGTTCACGTTCGCCGACGAGCAGGGGCGTCGCCTCGGCGACGTCGCCCGACTCGACACGATGGTCACCGTCGTCGACGCCTGCAACTTCCTGACAGACTTCGGAAGCATCGACGATTTGGCCGATCGCCGAATCGGACTAGGGGAAGAGGATCGACGCAACGTCGTCGATCTGTTGGTGGATCAGATCGAATTCGCCGACATGCTCCTGCTCAACAAATGCGACCTCGTCTCCGAGGACGAGTTGACCGCCCTCGAGGGAGTGCTCCGCAATCTCAACCCCCGAGCGGAGGTGATCCGCACGGTACGCGGACGCATCGAGCCGCGACGGCTGCTCGACACGGGACGGTTCGACCTCGAATCCGCCGGCGCCCAGCCGGGTTGGCTCGAGGTTCCCCGCGGCGCGGAGGAGCCCGAAACCGACGAGTACGGCATCACGAGCTTCGCGTATCGGGCCCGGCGGCCGTTTCATCCGCAGCGTCTCTGGGAACAGCTCGATCGCGAGGACGGAGTGCTGGCCGGGGTGATCCGCTCGAAGGGGTTCCTCTGGATCGCCTCGCGGCATGATTGGGCTTACTCGTGGTCCCAAGCCGGCGTGTCGGTGCAACTCAACCCGGTCGGCACTTGGTGGGACGCGGCCGACGAGTGCGAGTGGCCGGAGGATCCGGAACTCGTCGCCGAAATCCGCAGCGATTTCGCCGGTCCGTACGGCGATCGACGCCAGGAACTTGTGTTCATCGGCATCGAGATGGACCGAGTCGTCATCGAGAGCTGCCTAGAAGGCTGTCTGCTGACCGACGAGGAATTCGCCGCCGGGCCGGACGGGTGGAGTCGCTTCGTCGACCCTCTGCCGGCCATCGAGACGGCCAGCGACGACGACACGATCGTCATGGACGAGTCGCCGGCCGAACCGCCCGCCGCTTTTCGCGACGGCGATCAATCGCGGAACTGAACCTTTCGCCCGGCCGGGTGGCGTTCCGTGGCGGAACGCAGCGGCGGGCGAATCACCTGAGGAGTTGATCTCATGAATGTCCAGTTGGCACGGTCCTGCGCGCTGTTGGCGGCGCTGCTGGGGATCGGAATCGGGTCCGCGCGAGCCCAACTTGCCGAGTACTACGTCGGCATCGATTCGCGCACGGCGCCGTTCTCGGCTCCCTTGGCCGATGGCGGGGGGTTCTATCCCGATAATCCCAATTTCAATCGGCTCACGTTGCTCTACAACCACGGCGACCACTACCATGGCATCGGCCAGTACGTGTATTCGGGACCGTCAGCGACGCCGACGCTCAACGACACCAACGCCAACAACCGCCTGCCGGAGACCTCCACGGGACAACCAGGGTTGCCTCTATTGCCGGGCTCCGGGGCCTACGCGGGCAAGAACGCGACCAAGCACGTGCTCGGTCTTGACTACTCGAATCTGGAGTTGCGAAACGTCCATTCGCTCGCTGGCGTCGACCCGATCCTCTACGGCAGCAGCGGCGGACGGTGGGACGACCCGTTCGGCGCGGCCGACGTCCACCTGGAACTGCTTAGCGTCAGTTCGCCCCACTTGAAGGTCGGCTCGCTGACCGACCCTGACGCCCTGCTCGTGGGCGGCGACGTCCATGTGGGCGAGGGGGACGAACTGTTTTCGTTCACCCCCGTGCTCTGGGTCGACGCCGCGGCGCCGGTCGGCAACTACTGGGCCGAGTTCCGGCTCACCGACGCCTCGGGGACGTTCGGCAATTCGGGCCGCTTCTTCCTCGACGTCCGCCAGGTTCCTGAGCCGACCGCGATCGGTTTGGGGGCGGTCGCCGTGCTGGTCCTCGGGGCGGTGCGGCGCCAGCTTGGCTGAACTCGCCAGAGGCCCCGGCAGGTTGTGCGCCTGCCGGGGCTTTCGTCTACTGCAGCAAAACTCGCTCAAGATTGCCGAATCCTCTGACAGCAGGAGCTTGCTTTGCTCAACGCAGCGCTCACGGATTGCCAAAGACAAGGAAGTAATTCTCTTTGAACTCGCGGACGAGAACCTCTTCCTTGAAGCGAAAGCCGGCCGCTTCAATCTCGCTGCGAAAGACCTCCTTGCCGGCGCGGACGTGCTCGAACGTCCACTCGCGCGAGACTCCGGCAATGCGCTCGAAATCGATCACCACCAGCCGACCGCCCGGCTTGAGCGCCCGCCGCAACGAGGCCAGCGACGCCTGCGGTTGCTCGAAATGGTGATAGACGTCGCAAATGAAGGCGACGTCGATGCTGTCGGGAGGCAAACGGACGTCGTCCTGCGCGGCGAGGACGGGCGTCACGTTCGTCAGCCCGCGGATCTCGGCCATGGCGCCGATTCGTTCGAGGAACGTGGGGGCGATTTCGATCGCGTAGACCCAACCGTCGGGACCGACCCCGCGTGAGAAGGATTCGATGAACAGCCCCGTGCCGGCGCCGACGTCGGCGATTCGTTCTCCCGGCTGCAGCTTGAGTCGCGAGACGATCGTCGGATAGGCGCGGAAGATCTCGCGGCTCTCGACCTCGAACCGCCGCACCCACTCCTCGACGTCGATGTCTCGGGCCAGAAACGGGGCGTTGATGTCCGCCGGGACGGTCGCCGCAGCGGCGTCGGCGGGCGCCTGGGGCGTTTGCCCGACGGTGCGAACGACTCCGACCAAGGCGAGCAGGACGGCGAAAAATCGCACAATATTCCGTGCTGGCATGACGAATCGGCTCCTTGGCGACGGCCCTGAATTGACTCTGGCAGGATACTGCCGGTGGCGCCCAGCGGCAACCAAGCTCGCCGGACGGTCGTGATACCATTTGCGATCTTGAAAGGGTGGCTGGGGTCGCAGCGCAGCGGAGCCCCCAGGGGATCCCCTGGGGGCTCACTTCGTTCGATCCCAGCCACCCCCGTCAAATTGGCAAATGGTATCACGACTTGCCGGACGAGTTCGATTCTCCGCAGCCGCTTCTCGCACCTGCGCAGCAATCGCCGTCGCCGGCTGGCATCGCCGACGACGGTGATCTAGTCTGAACCGCGTTCTGGTTCGGGCAAGTCGAATCGGTCGTCGCACCGACCGCGACCAGCTCCGTTCGCTCCGCCAAGACCGTTCGCAGGTGAACGATCCGTTTGCACGTTGAGTTGCCATGAGAGACCTTCCGTTGTTGGCTCTGATGTTGCTTGTCGCGGCTCTGATTCGAGAAGAGGCCATGTCGCAGGTTGTTCCGCCTCCCCCGTCGACGAGCGGTCTGGAGCGTTTCGCCAAGCAGATCGAACCCGATCTCCAAGGCCGGCCCGAGCGATTGCCGCAGTACGTCGCTCACTTTCGCGCGCAGGCGGCCAACGATCCGCGTCTCGTCGCTTTTCGCGTTGAACCCACGATTGCGGACGACGGCCGCGTGACGCTCGTCGGGTTTGTCGAGTTTCCCGAGACTCGCAGCGGATTGCAGGAGTATCTCGAACTGCTGGGATTTGCAGACATCGACAACCGACTGGAGACGCTTCCTGCGGCGACCCTTGGCGACAAACGGTACGGCGTCGTCAAGACGACGCACGCGCTCAGTTACGATCGCCCGCAACGGCCGCGCGAGGTCGTCACCGATTGTCTCTTCGGCGAACCGCTCTACCTGCTGCGGGAGGACGGGGACCACGTGTTGGTTCACAGCGGCGAGGGCTACTTGGGTTACGTCGCCGCCGCCGCGATCGAGTGCGTCGGGCGGGATGAATTTGATGCGTACGTCGCGGGGCCGCATGTGCGAATGATCGCCGACCACGCGGTCGA
Coding sequences:
- a CDS encoding GTP-binding protein, with the protein product MSASLPDLPRLLPVTVLSGFLGAGKTTVLNHVLANRDGLRAAVIVNDMSEINVDAALVRGGQAALSRSEEKLVAMTNGCICCTLREDLLKEVARLADEGRFDCLLIESTGVSEPMPVAETFTFADEQGRRLGDVARLDTMVTVVDACNFLTDFGSIDDLADRRIGLGEEDRRNVVDLLVDQIEFADMLLLNKCDLVSEDELTALEGVLRNLNPRAEVIRTVRGRIEPRRLLDTGRFDLESAGAQPGWLEVPRGAEEPETDEYGITSFAYRARRPFHPQRLWEQLDREDGVLAGVIRSKGFLWIASRHDWAYSWSQAGVSVQLNPVGTWWDAADECEWPEDPELVAEIRSDFAGPYGDRRQELVFIGIEMDRVVIESCLEGCLLTDEEFAAGPDGWSRFVDPLPAIETASDDDTIVMDESPAEPPAAFRDGDQSRN
- a CDS encoding methyltransferase domain-containing protein: MPARNIVRFFAVLLALVGVVRTVGQTPQAPADAAAATVPADINAPFLARDIDVEEWVRRFEVESREIFRAYPTIVSRLKLQPGERIADVGAGTGLFIESFSRGVGPDGWVYAIEIAPTFLERIGAMAEIRGLTNVTPVLAAQDDVRLPPDSIDVAFICDVYHHFEQPQASLASLRRALKPGGRLVVIDFERIAGVSREWTFEHVRAGKEVFRSEIEAAGFRFKEEVLVREFKENYFLVFGNP
- a CDS encoding transcriptional repressor: MRSTAARVAVLQQLAAATQPTSHADVVAKLEDFGFDQSTIFRSLQELAEAGLVSRLDLGDQVRRFELRHETGDDRLEHPHFMCIDCGKVSCLDDFSFRLAPSRGPRRDQLGEITEVLLKGHCGTCLGK
- a CDS encoding C40 family peptidase, whose amino-acid sequence is MRDLPLLALMLLVAALIREEAMSQVVPPPPSTSGLERFAKQIEPDLQGRPERLPQYVAHFRAQAANDPRLVAFRVEPTIADDGRVTLVGFVEFPETRSGLQEYLELLGFADIDNRLETLPAATLGDKRYGVVKTTHALSYDRPQRPREVVTDCLFGEPLYLLREDGDHVLVHSGEGYLGYVAAAAIECVGRDEFDAYVAGPHVRMIADHAVDKGLTLPVGAILKVQPGDAGVCELPTGATVAVPAEKRQPVEPPAAEIEQAIAAAVRLLETPYHWGGKTAAGIDCSGLVQIAFASIGFHLPRDANQQFYLGRLTATRWHRAGLRRGDTLYFISPVGKISHTGLYLGDDRFVHAELPQVKISSFNPEHDQYDPKRDASFAFAKRLW
- a CDS encoding DUF1559 domain-containing protein, which codes for MVPSSVSSARSSRLRSATAVRRSGFTLIELLVVIGIVAGLIALLLPAVQAAREAARATQCRNNLRQIGLATLHHHDALGHFPPARLRIRNWDEIECETTQPSWFARILGYLEQGSAHAQWDFSLPYEEHPTELREFGPDVFVCPSRRTLSESVIASGATEEVVTYPCGCSGLETTWLTSGVTGDYAGNHGDFTGGSYGSQTDYWRGGNGTGVIISSRPECRGLRPGGARDKVRLKDVLDGASNTFLAGEMHIPAERLAQAPENGPLYNGKDLTAFARIGGPSVPLARGPEDASVGILGFGSWHPQNCPFVLADGSVRSIDVLIDTVVLKGWCHRSDASGADEVFPDWWPGLL